A single window of Bacteroidales bacterium DNA harbors:
- a CDS encoding IPExxxVDY family protein produces MKKHKLKIKPVYEFSLICISSHENDYRFVWLLNNKLNFSFIRKDDIEIENKKFQELQKFSLFSYYDEENDIQFNIISNRCENGYFIEELNNFDYFIQIIGELTDIQIKELIKKIKDANTVNIATKIDPNSLISKNKFLF; encoded by the coding sequence ATGAAAAAGCACAAATTAAAAATAAAACCTGTTTATGAGTTTTCACTTATATGTATTTCATCACATGAAAATGATTATAGATTTGTATGGTTGTTAAATAATAAGTTAAATTTTAGTTTTATTCGAAAAGATGATATTGAAATAGAAAACAAAAAATTTCAGGAACTTCAAAAGTTTTCGTTATTTTCTTATTATGATGAAGAAAACGATATTCAATTTAATATAATCTCAAACAGGTGTGAAAATGGTTATTTTATTGAAGAACTCAATAATTTTGATTATTTTATTCAAATAATCGGAGAATTAACAGATATTCAAATAAAAGAATTAATTAAAAAAATTAAAGATGCCAATACAGTAAATATTGCAACTAAAATTGACCCGAATAGCCTTATTTCGAAAAACAAGTTTTTATTTTAA
- the rnc gene encoding ribonuclease III: MNFFSDFTFLSCIFFSKNKDYYKSLVKIIGFFPGNIELYKLALTHSSSHIYNSKGIPKNNERLEFLGDAILDAVIADYLYKKFPYENEGFLTKMRSKIVNGEFLSKLADNLGIKELVSLNNKIILINNQLFGNALEALIGAIYIDKGYKTSQKFVINKIIKKYIDINKLKAEETNYKSKLLEWTQKGKHKICFETSQQNNDIKHLPVFLSNIFIDNEISGTGTGASKKEAEQNAAKETIDKIGI; this comes from the coding sequence TTGAATTTTTTTTCAGATTTCACATTTCTATCTTGCATTTTTTTTTCTAAGAATAAAGATTATTATAAATCTTTAGTTAAAATTATTGGGTTTTTCCCAGGTAATATTGAATTATATAAATTAGCTTTAACCCACAGTTCTTCCCATATATATAATTCAAAGGGAATACCAAAAAATAATGAAAGGCTTGAATTCCTCGGAGATGCTATTCTTGATGCTGTAATTGCGGATTATCTATACAAAAAATTCCCTTATGAAAATGAAGGGTTTTTAACAAAAATGCGCTCAAAAATTGTTAATGGGGAATTTTTAAGCAAACTTGCCGATAATTTAGGAATTAAGGAACTGGTATCTCTTAATAATAAAATCATATTAATTAACAACCAACTTTTTGGCAATGCTTTAGAAGCATTGATTGGTGCAATATACATTGATAAAGGTTACAAAACTTCTCAAAAATTTGTTATTAATAAAATAATTAAAAAATATATTGATATTAATAAACTAAAGGCAGAAGAAACAAATTATAAAAGCAAACTTCTTGAATGGACACAAAAAGGAAAACATAAAATTTGTTTTGAAACCAGTCAACAAAATAATGATATCAAACATCTCCCTGTTTTTTTATCAAATATTTTTATTGATAATGAAATTTCCGGCACTGGCACAGGAGCTTCTAAAAAAGAAGCTGAACAAAATGCGGCAAAAGAAACAATTGATAAAATTGGCATATAA
- the fabF gene encoding beta-ketoacyl-ACP synthase II produces the protein MELKRVVVTGLGALTPLGNSVSEHWDNLIKGVSGADLITRFDASKFKTKFACEVKNFNPQEHFDRKELRKIDLFSQFALVAAEQAIKDSNLDLESIDHDKAGVIWGSGIGGINTFFEEAKGFVLGDGTPRFSPFFIPKMISDITAGHISMKYSFRGPNFTTVSACASSTNALIDSFNYIRLGKAIIFISGGSEAAINPAGMGGFNSMQAISTKNDEYKTASRPFDETRDGFVMGEGSGALILEEYEHAIKRGAHIYAELIGGGMSADAHHLTAPHPEGLGALNVMRNALSDANISPDKIDYINVHGTATPLGDISEIKAIEQIFGEHAKTLNISSTKSMHGHLLGAAGSIEAIAAILSTINDIVPPTINLNKLDERLNKDLNYTANKAQKRTVNYAMSNTFGFGGHNASVIFKKHKN, from the coding sequence ATGGAATTGAAACGGGTAGTTGTAACCGGTCTTGGAGCTCTTACTCCATTAGGGAATAGTGTGTCTGAACATTGGGATAACCTGATAAAAGGTGTTAGTGGAGCAGATTTAATTACACGTTTTGATGCTTCAAAATTTAAGACAAAATTTGCTTGTGAAGTTAAAAACTTTAACCCACAAGAACATTTTGACAGAAAAGAACTAAGAAAAATTGATCTTTTTTCTCAATTTGCTTTAGTAGCAGCTGAACAGGCAATTAAAGATTCAAATCTTGACCTTGAATCAATCGACCATGATAAAGCAGGCGTTATATGGGGATCCGGAATTGGTGGTATTAATACATTTTTTGAAGAAGCAAAGGGATTTGTTCTCGGTGATGGAACACCTAGATTTAGTCCCTTTTTTATTCCTAAAATGATATCTGATATTACGGCAGGTCATATTTCAATGAAATATAGTTTTAGAGGTCCTAATTTTACAACTGTATCAGCTTGTGCATCATCAACAAATGCATTAATTGATTCATTTAATTATATCAGGCTCGGTAAAGCTATTATTTTTATTTCAGGTGGGTCAGAAGCAGCAATTAATCCTGCAGGAATGGGTGGTTTTAATTCTATGCAGGCAATTTCAACAAAAAATGATGAATACAAAACGGCTTCCCGTCCATTTGATGAAACAAGAGATGGTTTTGTTATGGGTGAAGGTTCAGGTGCATTAATACTTGAAGAATACGAACACGCTATAAAACGTGGCGCACATATTTATGCAGAGCTTATTGGAGGCGGAATGTCTGCCGATGCCCATCATCTTACAGCCCCTCATCCTGAAGGATTAGGTGCATTAAATGTTATGAGAAATGCCCTAAGTGATGCAAATATTTCACCTGACAAAATTGATTATATCAATGTGCATGGCACAGCTACTCCTTTGGGGGATATTTCAGAAATTAAAGCAATAGAGCAAATTTTTGGAGAGCATGCTAAAACATTGAATATTAGTTCAACAAAATCTATGCACGGGCATTTGCTTGGTGCAGCAGGATCAATTGAAGCTATAGCTGCTATATTATCCACAATAAATGACATTGTTCCTCCTACAATCAATCTTAATAAATTGGATGAAAGGTTAAATAAAGACCTTAATTACACAGCAAATAAAGCTCAGAAACGTACTGTTAATTATGCAATGAGCAATACTTTCGGATTTGGTGGACATAATGCATCAGTAATATTTAAAAAGCACAAAAATTAG
- a CDS encoding acyl carrier protein: MSDISSRVKAIIVDKLGVDENEVVPEASFTNDLGADSLDTVELIMEFEKEFNIAIPDDQAEKIGTVGDAITYIEGNAK, translated from the coding sequence ATGTCTGACATTTCATCAAGAGTAAAAGCAATCATCGTTGACAAATTAGGAGTTGATGAAAACGAAGTTGTACCTGAAGCTAGTTTTACTAATGATTTAGGTGCTGATTCGCTTGATACAGTTGAGTTAATCATGGAATTTGAAAAAGAATTTAATATTGCAATTCCTGACGATCAAGCTGAAAAAATTGGAACAGTTGGTGATGCAATAACATATATTGAAGGAAACGCTAAATAA